The following are encoded in a window of Candidatus Poribacteria bacterium genomic DNA:
- a CDS encoding phytanoyl-CoA dioxygenase family protein, with protein MHTESVPQERTFGLNLDELAYWNENGYLVRLNVFTAEENDVLRQVAEDVVDGKRRYPSTNINQNALVRDGKIEEQGIYAMHKIHHPSCYCPEFLARVRDPRLTDPLVDILGPDILGINNLFIWKAPRIGLGFPWHQDKFYFRNRFNTETTVGTWTAIDAADRENGCLYVVPGSHKWDIFEHDDLEGSQQQEFKLARGVRDEDGVAVEVPPGAVIWFHSHLLHKSMDNHSLRFRRSYVIHYLSAQAEWARPPTPNNRKRQPVMWIRGETFPDKVYEVERHVLPAPEPD; from the coding sequence ATGCACACAGAATCGGTACCACAGGAACGGACTTTTGGTTTGAACTTAGATGAGTTAGCATATTGGAACGAAAACGGTTACCTCGTCCGTTTAAATGTATTCACCGCCGAGGAAAACGATGTCCTTCGTCAAGTTGCTGAAGACGTTGTGGACGGGAAACGCCGGTATCCATCCACAAACATTAATCAAAACGCCCTCGTCAGAGATGGAAAAATAGAGGAGCAAGGTATCTATGCGATGCACAAGATTCATCATCCAAGTTGTTATTGCCCAGAATTCCTTGCACGTGTCCGTGATCCGCGTCTAACGGATCCGCTTGTTGACATCCTCGGCCCAGACATCCTCGGCATCAATAATCTGTTTATCTGGAAGGCACCGAGGATTGGCCTCGGTTTCCCCTGGCATCAAGACAAGTTCTACTTCCGCAATCGGTTTAATACAGAAACGACAGTCGGGACGTGGACGGCTATTGATGCTGCGGATCGGGAAAATGGCTGTCTCTATGTTGTTCCCGGTAGCCATAAATGGGATATTTTTGAACACGACGACCTCGAAGGCTCGCAACAACAGGAATTCAAATTGGCGCGCGGTGTTCGCGACGAAGACGGCGTTGCGGTAGAGGTGCCACCCGGCGCGGTGATTTGGTTCCATAGCCATCTCTTGCATAAGAGCATGGACAACCACAGTTTACGATTCCGCCGCAGTTATGTCATCCACTACCTCAGTGCACAAGCGGAATGGGCACGTCCACCTACACCCAACAACAGGAAAAGACAACCCGTCATGTGGATTCGTGGTGAGACTTTCCCGGACAAGGTTTACGAAGTCGAACGCCATGTGCTGCCCGCTCCCGAACCCGACTGA
- the pelA gene encoding pectate lyase — MKLRLTTIYVLLLLLLSSSDATVPSQYAKQSVEWFQSEEGRRIADNVLTWQTPHGGWPKNRDTASEPFDGKSEDLHATFDNGATTNELRFLARAFRATNQPHYQQAFLKGLSHILEAQYPNGGWPQFYPLSKRYPRHITFNDNVMARILELLRDVSESSDYGFLKTEYRTKAEAAVTKGIDCILRTQIKQNGKRTVWCAQHDEETFEPAWARSYEPPSLSGAESVGVVRFLMSVEEPTPEIIAAVEGAVEWFRSVTIHGTRLDKFTNAEGQDDRRIVADPDARPLWARFYELGSNRPIFLDRDSVVRYAFSEIGQERRTGYAYYGSWAAKLLADDYPRWREKHKFPKE; from the coding sequence ATGAAACTACGACTTACCACCATCTATGTCTTGCTTCTTTTGCTTCTGTCATCTTCCGATGCAACCGTTCCTTCCCAATACGCGAAGCAATCCGTTGAATGGTTCCAAAGCGAGGAAGGTCGCCGTATTGCCGATAATGTCCTCACTTGGCAGACGCCGCATGGCGGTTGGCCCAAGAATAGAGACACGGCATCTGAACCGTTTGACGGTAAAAGTGAGGATCTGCACGCGACGTTCGACAACGGTGCGACCACTAACGAACTACGGTTTCTTGCCCGGGCGTTTCGTGCGACTAACCAGCCACACTACCAACAAGCATTTCTCAAGGGACTTTCTCATATCCTTGAAGCGCAATACCCGAATGGTGGATGGCCACAATTTTATCCACTAAGCAAACGCTACCCTCGTCACATCACGTTCAATGATAATGTTATGGCCCGCATTCTCGAACTTCTTCGAGATGTCTCTGAATCTTCCGACTATGGGTTCCTGAAAACGGAGTACCGCACCAAGGCTGAAGCTGCTGTAACCAAGGGCATCGACTGTATCCTGCGTACGCAAATTAAGCAGAATGGCAAACGCACAGTCTGGTGCGCGCAGCATGACGAGGAAACGTTTGAGCCTGCGTGGGCACGTTCCTATGAGCCACCGTCTCTCTCAGGTGCCGAAAGCGTCGGCGTTGTGCGATTCCTGATGTCAGTCGAAGAACCCACGCCAGAGATCATCGCCGCTGTCGAAGGAGCCGTTGAGTGGTTCAGAAGCGTCACTATCCACGGCACGCGTCTTGACAAGTTCACCAATGCAGAGGGACAGGACGATAGGCGGATCGTAGCGGATCCCGACGCTCGACCGCTCTGGGCGCGTTTCTACGAGCTCGGCAGCAACCGTCCAATCTTTCTGGATCGCGATTCGGTGGTCCGTTACGCGTTTTCCGAGATCGGGCAGGAACGCCGTACCGGATACGCCTACTACGGGAGCTGGGCCGCCAAACTCCTTGCAGATGATTACCCACGGTGGAGAGAAAAGCACAAGTTCCCAAAGGAATGA
- a CDS encoding Uma2 family endonuclease, translated as METYPNSRHIPYAPTETADLYPESDGKPMAETDMHAVAIIDLRQRFDGFFADNPDTYVSGTIMMYDVEGPGRTAVSPDILVSFGIGKKLRRTYKVWEEGKPPDFVMEFSSKGTFQNDLGHKKAHYASMGISEYFLCDIDRRYLPTPLMGFRLKDGTYERIPENVDGSILSVTLGVSFHLLDDGLAVYEEATGQWLQTLAETAEQRAEQEAAAREREAAARAEAEAEVSRLREELERLKARLPDD; from the coding sequence ATGGAAACGTATCCAAATTCACGCCACATCCCTTACGCTCCCACAGAAACTGCCGACCTATACCCTGAATCGGATGGAAAACCTATGGCTGAAACGGATATGCACGCAGTGGCTATCATCGATTTGCGGCAACGTTTTGATGGCTTCTTCGCGGATAACCCAGATACATACGTCTCTGGGACTATCATGATGTATGATGTAGAGGGGCCCGGCCGTACAGCTGTCTCACCCGATATCCTCGTCTCTTTCGGCATAGGCAAGAAACTCCGCCGCACCTATAAGGTGTGGGAAGAGGGGAAGCCCCCAGACTTCGTGATGGAGTTTTCGAGTAAAGGAACGTTTCAAAATGACTTAGGTCATAAAAAGGCACATTACGCGTCAATGGGAATCTCGGAGTATTTTCTCTGCGATATAGATAGACGCTATTTGCCCACGCCGCTGATGGGATTTCGCCTCAAAGATGGAACTTATGAGCGGATACCCGAGAATGTAGATGGTAGTATTCTTTCTGTGACGTTAGGCGTATCGTTCCATCTACTGGATGATGGATTAGCCGTTTATGAGGAGGCGACGGGACAGTGGCTGCAAACGCTGGCAGAGACAGCAGAGCAGCGCGCAGAACAAGAAGCCGCTGCACGCGAGCGTGAAGCCGCCGCACGCGCAGAAGCGGAAGCTGAAGTCTCGCGCTTGCGCGAAGAACTCGAGCGTCTCAAGGCGCGCTTGCCAGATGACTAA
- a CDS encoding DUF362 domain-containing protein, with protein sequence MEKQFKVRAAHCDYRATEEEIYQTLRRITDPLTRAWKPIENAKKVVMKFNMMKPPERIIYYEGRRRELVDDATCRAVLRLIKEHTTAQLVATDTNPYTHGHRMPPDFNYLHHLKEFDVQFVDSNLPPFKDYDVPGGGSMFDRYTLSACFDDADAVVSVAKMKNHAFMGITLCTKNLFGLPPMLLPEGRTRSYYHHLIRLSYVLPDLALITKPCLNIIDALTGQWGREWGGEGRICNALIAGDHPISTDTVGMHLMGHDPQSDWPTPPFKRDRNHILIAAQRGYGTVNLDEIDWESEVTAPLAEFDSVETDSSETVANWRKTTCEQGLVYQENQKDLIDRYRDNFIYMQGGEVVWSGPDPSNLGSRRQLSGKKKDSALWLKLVDAEEHEGEHFNVYEECLKTFAA encoded by the coding sequence ATGGAAAAACAGTTCAAAGTTAGAGCAGCACATTGCGATTATCGCGCAACGGAAGAGGAAATTTATCAAACACTCCGCCGTATCACCGATCCGCTTACGCGTGCTTGGAAACCCATTGAAAACGCCAAGAAGGTGGTTATGAAATTCAATATGATGAAACCACCTGAGCGGATTATTTACTACGAGGGTCGGCGCAGAGAATTAGTAGACGATGCCACCTGCCGTGCCGTACTACGGTTGATTAAGGAGCATACCACGGCGCAGCTCGTCGCTACTGACACGAACCCGTATACACACGGGCACCGGATGCCACCTGATTTCAATTACCTACACCACCTCAAAGAATTTGATGTGCAGTTTGTTGATTCTAACCTTCCTCCCTTTAAGGATTACGATGTCCCCGGCGGCGGTTCAATGTTCGATCGCTACACACTGAGCGCATGTTTCGACGATGCCGATGCCGTTGTCTCTGTCGCGAAGATGAAAAACCACGCTTTCATGGGGATCACCTTATGCACCAAAAACCTGTTCGGATTACCACCGATGCTGCTTCCAGAAGGCAGGACACGCAGCTACTACCACCACCTCATCCGCCTCTCTTATGTGCTTCCAGATTTGGCACTCATCACGAAACCGTGCCTCAATATCATTGATGCGTTGACGGGACAGTGGGGACGCGAATGGGGTGGTGAAGGTAGAATCTGTAACGCCCTCATAGCAGGCGATCACCCTATCTCCACGGATACTGTCGGTATGCATCTGATGGGACACGATCCGCAGTCCGACTGGCCCACACCTCCGTTCAAACGCGATCGGAACCATATCCTTATCGCAGCACAGCGTGGATACGGCACCGTCAACCTTGATGAAATCGATTGGGAGAGCGAAGTCACGGCACCCTTAGCGGAATTTGATTCTGTGGAAACAGATAGTTCGGAAACGGTCGCGAATTGGCGGAAAACAACCTGTGAACAGGGATTGGTCTATCAGGAAAACCAGAAAGACCTGATTGACCGGTATCGTGATAATTTTATTTATATGCAAGGGGGTGAAGTCGTCTGGAGCGGACCGGATCCGTCGAACCTCGGCAGCCGTCGGCAGCTGAGCGGTAAGAAGAAGGACAGTGCGCTCTGGCTCAAACTGGTTGATGCCGAAGAACACGAAGGCGAACATTTCAACGTTTATGAGGAGTGCCTGAAAACCTTTGCAGCATAG
- a CDS encoding DUF4258 domain-containing protein, whose translation MNIRFYKDPETGLPHIYNHGVTEDEVEDVLLNPGENWQGRRKTRNALGQTQSGRYLQVVYVRDPKPDSVFVITAYELTGKPLTAYRQRQRKRGRR comes from the coding sequence ATGAATATTCGCTTTTACAAGGATCCCGAAACTGGCTTGCCCCATATTTATAATCATGGCGTTACCGAGGATGAAGTAGAAGATGTTTTACTGAATCCTGGTGAGAATTGGCAGGGAAGGCGAAAAACGCGAAATGCCCTTGGTCAAACGCAAAGTGGTCGCTATTTGCAAGTCGTCTATGTTCGAGACCCGAAACCCGATAGTGTCTTTGTAATTACGGCCTACGAATTGACAGGAAAACCGTTAACAGCATACCGCCAAAGACAAAGGAAGAGAGGCAGACGATGA
- a CDS encoding AMP-binding protein produces MLTVEQLTACGLEKTEAVKIVEAVNRILPTQSPTACWYEISRYILTPQYPFTLHQFLYETVYADFDRARYGPPPAWFPTDEDITEANITRLMVELHIKTYPEFHAWSVANRDTFWQMMIDVLGIKATETHTEAQKDATGVSTKLAKLNIVESCFNADPDTIAIVTQRESDENLSTLTYGELESLTNRVANGLVEIGMKPGDAVAVDMPMNAESVAIYLGIVKAGCVVVGIADSFAPEEIATRLRIGNAKAIFTQDYINRAGKRLPLYEKVIAADARKAVVFSSEGGETIAQLRREGDMTWQDFLSDTETFAAVPCHPDAPTNILFSSGTTGEPKAIPWTHTTPIKAAADAYLHHDIHPGDVLAWHTSLGWMMGPWLIYASLINNATIALYDGVPTGRNFGVFVQNAKVSMLGVVPTLVRAWKNTGCMHGLNWHAIRAFSSTGECSNPEEMFYLMSLAGYKPVIEYCGGTEIGGGYITGTRVQPAAPSTFTTPALGLNFLLFDDAGNLSDNGEVFIVSPSLGLSTSLLNADHNEVYFAGTPQSNLRRHGDAIERLGNGFETEPWLVGAKYRVLGRVDDTMNLSGIKVSSAEIEEVLNVVDGIQETAAVAISPKDGGPSQLVIYAVLVASEAAPPKQELHATLQTEISGHLNPLFRIHDVVIVDTLPRTASNKVIRRLLRQQAM; encoded by the coding sequence ATGCTGACCGTTGAACAACTTACTGCTTGCGGATTAGAAAAAACGGAAGCAGTAAAGATAGTCGAAGCCGTCAATCGGATATTGCCAACACAGTCCCCGACAGCCTGCTGGTATGAGATTTCGCGCTATATCCTCACACCACAATACCCGTTTACACTCCACCAATTCCTATATGAGACGGTCTACGCCGACTTCGATCGCGCAAGGTACGGACCACCCCCCGCATGGTTTCCCACGGACGAAGACATCACCGAAGCGAATATCACCCGTTTAATGGTTGAATTGCACATCAAAACTTATCCCGAATTCCACGCTTGGTCAGTCGCCAATCGCGACACGTTTTGGCAGATGATGATTGATGTACTGGGTATTAAAGCGACAGAAACACACACCGAGGCACAAAAAGACGCAACAGGCGTTTCAACAAAACTTGCTAAACTGAACATTGTCGAAAGCTGCTTCAATGCCGACCCTGATACCATCGCGATCGTTACGCAGCGAGAAAGCGACGAAAATCTATCAACACTCACCTACGGCGAGTTGGAATCCCTCACCAACCGAGTCGCGAACGGACTTGTTGAAATCGGTATGAAGCCGGGAGATGCCGTGGCGGTTGACATGCCGATGAACGCTGAATCCGTTGCCATCTATCTCGGAATTGTAAAAGCGGGGTGTGTTGTTGTTGGTATCGCCGATAGTTTCGCGCCAGAGGAGATAGCCACCCGTCTCCGCATCGGTAACGCAAAAGCCATCTTCACACAGGATTATATCAACAGAGCAGGGAAACGTCTGCCGTTGTATGAGAAAGTGATTGCCGCAGATGCCCGCAAGGCAGTCGTTTTTTCGTCTGAAGGCGGTGAAACCATCGCACAACTCCGACGCGAAGGCGATATGACGTGGCAAGACTTTCTAAGCGATACAGAGACATTTGCCGCCGTTCCTTGCCACCCTGACGCACCTACCAATATCCTCTTCTCTTCCGGCACCACTGGCGAACCGAAGGCAATTCCGTGGACACACACTACCCCGATTAAAGCCGCCGCAGATGCCTACTTACACCACGATATCCACCCCGGGGACGTGCTGGCATGGCACACAAGTCTCGGTTGGATGATGGGACCCTGGCTCATCTACGCAAGTCTCATCAACAATGCTACGATCGCCTTGTATGACGGCGTACCAACAGGTCGGAACTTCGGTGTTTTTGTGCAGAACGCTAAAGTCAGTATGCTCGGTGTTGTGCCGACGCTTGTACGGGCGTGGAAAAATACAGGCTGCATGCACGGACTCAACTGGCATGCGATCCGAGCATTCAGTTCAACGGGTGAATGCTCTAACCCTGAAGAGATGTTTTACCTCATGTCACTTGCTGGCTACAAGCCAGTAATCGAGTATTGTGGTGGCACTGAGATTGGAGGCGGTTATATCACCGGTACGCGTGTCCAACCCGCTGCACCTTCGACATTCACAACACCAGCACTCGGTTTAAATTTCTTACTCTTTGATGACGCTGGAAACCTCTCTGACAACGGTGAAGTTTTCATCGTTTCGCCATCGCTGGGTCTCTCCACAAGTCTGCTCAACGCCGACCATAATGAAGTCTATTTTGCGGGGACACCGCAATCCAATCTGCGTCGTCACGGTGATGCGATTGAACGGTTAGGCAACGGCTTTGAAACCGAACCATGGCTTGTAGGTGCTAAATACCGGGTCCTCGGTCGCGTTGACGATACGATGAACCTGAGCGGTATCAAGGTAAGCTCCGCAGAGATTGAGGAAGTGCTTAACGTCGTTGATGGGATTCAAGAAACAGCAGCGGTCGCCATCTCACCGAAAGACGGCGGTCCGAGCCAACTCGTCATCTATGCCGTTTTGGTAGCATCAGAAGCAGCACCCCCAAAACAGGAGCTTCACGCGACTTTACAAACCGAGATTTCAGGACATCTCAATCCTTTATTCAGAATTCACGATGTCGTTATCGTAGATACGTTGCCGAGGACCGCTTCTAATAAGGTGATACGTCGCCTTTTGCGCCAGCAAGCGATGTGA
- a CDS encoding phytanoyl-CoA dioxygenase family protein — MRTESTPQARHFGLSQEELSYWNENGYLVRLGVFTTEENDVFRQVAEDIVDRKRPFPPEHIDQNALVRDGKAEQQGIYAMHKIHFPSCYDPKFLARVRDPRLTDPIVDILGPDILGINTLFIWKAPKIGLGFPWHQDKFYFRTRFNTETTVGTWTAIDPADRENGCLYVIPGSHKWDIFQHDDLEGSQQREFKMAQGVRDADGVAVEVPPGAVIWFHSHLLHKSMDNHSLRFRRSFVAHYLSAQAEWANGRKGQPVMWVRGKTFPDKVHEVAREVIPVSEW; from the coding sequence ATGCGCACAGAATCAACACCACAAGCGCGGCATTTTGGATTAAGTCAGGAGGAACTTTCATACTGGAACGAGAACGGTTACCTCGTCCGCTTAGGCGTATTCACGACTGAAGAGAACGATGTGTTCCGTCAAGTTGCTGAAGACATTGTTGACCGGAAGCGTCCGTTTCCGCCTGAACACATTGATCAGAACGCACTCGTCAGAGATGGGAAAGCAGAGCAGCAAGGCATCTATGCGATGCACAAGATCCACTTTCCGAGCTGCTATGATCCAAAATTCCTCGCCCGCGTGCGTGATCCGCGTCTCACCGACCCGATCGTTGACATTCTCGGTCCGGATATTCTCGGCATCAACACGTTGTTTATCTGGAAAGCCCCGAAGATTGGTCTCGGTTTTCCGTGGCATCAAGACAAGTTCTACTTCCGTACTCGGTTCAATACAGAAACGACAGTCGGAACATGGACAGCAATTGATCCTGCAGATCGTGAGAACGGTTGTCTTTACGTTATCCCCGGCAGCCACAAATGGGATATCTTTCAGCATGACGACCTCGAAGGTTCACAACAACGGGAATTCAAAATGGCTCAGGGTGTCCGCGACGCAGACGGTGTCGCGGTAGAGGTGCCGCCCGGCGCGGTGATCTGGTTCCACAGCCATCTCTTGCATAAAAGTATGGACAATCATAGCCTGCGGTTCCGCCGTAGTTTCGTTGCGCATTATCTCAGTGCGCAAGCGGAGTGGGCAAATGGGAGGAAGGGGCAACCTGTTATGTGGGTTCGCGGCAAGACTTTTCCCGACAAGGTTCACGAAGTTGCCCGCGAAGTCATCCCCGTCTCCGAATGGTAA
- a CDS encoding phytanoyl-CoA dioxygenase family protein, whose translation MGITDAQKRQLDEQGCIVIPDVLSDEEIKVYRADILRLAEEEKQNGLARQHTNGHGQHVRWLVNKGQMYESLVARPKVMPFFEHLLGPDYTLSTLTSNIIDPGAPDGGYHVDSVLGSMPEPLPSFPLVANSLWLLDDFSPENGGTRHVPGIHLQRIKPPPGTTHHPDEVRLSAPKGSVFLFNGAIWHSAGANKTDRQRIALICFCCRSFVKPMFDFVNHLKPEVVERATPTMRRIYGFDSQPQPPDQPTR comes from the coding sequence ATGGGTATCACCGACGCACAAAAAAGGCAATTGGACGAACAGGGGTGCATCGTCATCCCCGACGTGCTTTCCGATGAGGAGATCAAGGTCTATAGAGCAGATATACTCAGGTTGGCAGAAGAAGAAAAGCAGAATGGATTAGCACGCCAACACACCAACGGGCACGGGCAGCACGTCCGCTGGTTAGTCAACAAGGGACAGATGTACGAGAGCCTCGTTGCCCGACCGAAGGTGATGCCCTTCTTTGAACACCTCCTCGGTCCCGATTACACGCTCAGCACACTCACCTCCAACATCATCGACCCAGGGGCACCAGATGGTGGCTACCACGTGGATAGCGTCTTAGGGTCTATGCCGGAACCACTGCCCAGTTTCCCACTGGTCGCCAACAGTCTCTGGCTGCTTGACGACTTTTCACCGGAGAACGGTGGGACACGCCATGTACCCGGTATCCATCTCCAGCGGATCAAACCGCCTCCGGGTACCACCCACCATCCCGATGAGGTGCGACTCTCCGCACCGAAAGGCTCTGTATTTTTGTTCAACGGTGCGATCTGGCACTCTGCCGGTGCCAACAAAACCGATCGGCAGCGCATCGCCTTGATCTGTTTTTGTTGTCGTTCTTTCGTCAAACCGATGTTCGACTTCGTGAATCATCTCAAACCAGAAGTCGTCGAACGCGCCACCCCAACCATGCGCCGTATCTACGGGTTCGATTCCCAACCCCAACCGCCAGACCAGCCTACGCGGTAA